The Litchfieldia alkalitelluris genome has a window encoding:
- a CDS encoding AraC family transcriptional regulator, translated as MPISDFNKLGFSSQNYFHTVFKKVTGMTSIEYSNKVNITNH; from the coding sequence ATGCCAATTTCAGATTTCAACAAGCTTGGTTTTTCTTCTCAAAATTATTTTCATACTGTTTTTAAAAAAGTTACTGGGATGACGTCGATTGAGTACAGCAATAAAGTAAACATTACAAACCATTAG
- a CDS encoding GNAT family N-acetyltransferase yields MEITPVVLIGDRVKIQPMEDYHLQELFDAGNNPAIWAYMPMKVQSIEDMNYLVNGALQSREQGSEFPFVIFDKDSGKIVGSTRFLNISIPNRNLEIGWTWLSPNVWRTRINTECKYLLLKHCFETLGTIRVQLKTDSRNVRSQQAIERLGAVKEGVLRNHMIMPNGYLRDSVFYSVIDQEWVLVKDKLESFIR; encoded by the coding sequence ATGGAGATAACACCAGTAGTATTAATAGGAGATAGAGTAAAGATACAACCTATGGAAGATTATCACTTACAGGAATTATTTGATGCTGGAAACAATCCAGCTATATGGGCATACATGCCAATGAAGGTTCAATCGATTGAAGATATGAATTACCTTGTGAATGGAGCACTTCAATCGAGAGAGCAAGGAAGCGAATTTCCTTTTGTTATCTTCGATAAGGATTCGGGCAAAATTGTGGGAAGTACTCGTTTTCTTAATATATCCATACCAAACCGTAACTTGGAAATTGGTTGGACATGGTTGTCTCCAAATGTTTGGCGTACTAGAATAAATACAGAATGTAAGTATCTTCTTTTGAAACACTGCTTTGAGACACTTGGGACAATTCGTGTTCAGTTGAAAACAGATAGTCGAAATGTGCGGTCTCAGCAGGCAATTGAACGGTTGGGTGCGGTAAAAGAAGGAGTACTTCGGAATCATATGATTATGCCTAACGGTTATTTAAGAGACTCTGTGTTTTACAGTGTAATCGACCAAGAATGGGTGCTAGTGAAGGACAAACTGGAGAGCTTTATACGATAA
- the yhbH gene encoding sporulation protein YhbH: protein MSKGNERNFVISQEDWSLHRKGHDDQKRHQDKVQEAIKNNLPDLITEENIVMSNGREVVKIPIRSLDEYKIRYNYDKNKHVGQGDGESQVGDVIARDGSPSPGQSGPGKGQGAGDQAGEDYYEAEVSLMELEEALFKELELPNLQQKERDENVVEDIEFNDIRKTGLMGNIDKKRTMMTAYKRNAMQGKPGFHPIYQEDLKFKTWNEVVKPDSKAVVLAMMDTSGSMGMWEKYMARSFFFWMTRFLRTKYETVEIEFIAHHTEAKVVSEEDFFSKGESGGTICSSVYRKALELIDDKYQPARYNIYPFHFSDGDNLTSDNARCVKLVSELMKVSNIFGYGEVNQYNRHSTLMSAYKNISDEKFRHYILKQKADVFHAMKSFFRKEEESKKYA, encoded by the coding sequence GTGTCAAAAGGTAATGAGAGGAACTTTGTCATTTCCCAAGAAGATTGGTCCCTCCACCGAAAAGGCCATGATGACCAAAAAAGACATCAGGATAAGGTTCAGGAAGCCATTAAAAACAATTTGCCAGATTTAATTACTGAAGAAAATATTGTGATGTCTAATGGTAGAGAGGTTGTCAAAATTCCAATAAGGTCTTTAGATGAATACAAAATAAGATATAACTATGACAAAAACAAACATGTAGGCCAAGGTGATGGCGAAAGTCAAGTGGGAGATGTGATTGCGAGAGATGGATCTCCAAGTCCAGGGCAAAGTGGACCTGGAAAAGGCCAAGGAGCCGGAGATCAAGCTGGTGAAGATTATTATGAAGCTGAAGTATCGTTAATGGAATTAGAGGAAGCTTTATTCAAGGAATTGGAGCTACCGAATCTTCAGCAAAAGGAACGCGATGAAAACGTCGTGGAAGACATTGAATTTAATGATATTCGAAAAACAGGGTTAATGGGGAACATTGATAAAAAACGTACAATGATGACAGCTTACAAGCGGAATGCGATGCAGGGAAAACCAGGATTCCACCCGATTTATCAAGAGGATTTAAAATTTAAAACATGGAATGAAGTCGTAAAGCCAGATTCAAAAGCAGTCGTGTTAGCGATGATGGATACGAGTGGTTCGATGGGCATGTGGGAGAAGTACATGGCACGAAGCTTCTTTTTCTGGATGACTCGATTCCTAAGAACTAAATATGAAACGGTTGAAATTGAATTTATTGCACATCATACGGAAGCTAAGGTCGTTTCAGAGGAGGACTTTTTCTCTAAAGGTGAGAGTGGAGGAACCATCTGTTCATCGGTTTACCGTAAAGCATTAGAATTAATTGATGATAAGTATCAGCCAGCAAGATACAATATATATCCGTTCCATTTTTCAGATGGAGATAACTTAACGTCAGACAATGCACGTTGTGTAAAGTTAGTATCAGAATTAATGAAGGTATCAAATATCTTTGGATATGGAGAAGTGAATCAATATAACCGTCATTCGACCCTTATGTCTGCGTACAAAAACATTTCAGATGAAAAGTTCCGTCATTATATCCTCAAGCAAAAAGCCGATGTATTCCATGCGATGAAGAGCTTCTTTAGGAAGGAAGAAGAGAGTAAGAAATATGCGTGA
- a CDS encoding DHA2 family efflux MFS transporter permease subunit, whose protein sequence is MENEREDIKKGILLFVLISGCFLSVLNQTLLNVALSNLMDVFDVTAATVQWLSTGFLLVNGVLIPTTAFLMKRFTTRQLFISSMLFLLVGTVICAIAPNFTTLLFGRMIQAVGAGIIIPLMMSVILFIYPAEKRGSAMGLIGFAMIFAPAIAPSLAGFTIDYVSWRWLFFGLAPFVFIVILLALKYLVNVSETAKSKLDFVSVILSTIGFGFILYGFSSAGNKGWSALIVIFSLIIGLVFTVLFCIRQIKSKDPVLNLSVFKYKVFTLTSLLNVLVTMIMYADLILLPIYLQTGRGFTAFEAGLLLLPGAVINAMLSPVIGKLYDSVGAKPLFIIGILFMIPSMWAVTDLTASTSFMYLMIRTIILRIGLSFITMPLNTSALNALPKQLGSHGSAVVNTVRQLAGAIGTAVVVTIYTVQVTEHTSEIMKQNPTASAEQIVSLSSILGSGDAYFFMMILAVVAILLTIFMPQKKINQQDL, encoded by the coding sequence ATGGAAAACGAGAGAGAAGACATAAAGAAAGGGATATTATTATTTGTACTCATATCTGGTTGTTTTTTATCAGTATTGAATCAAACATTATTAAATGTTGCATTAAGTAATTTAATGGATGTATTTGATGTGACAGCGGCAACTGTTCAATGGCTGTCAACAGGCTTTCTACTTGTAAACGGAGTGTTAATTCCGACAACCGCATTTTTAATGAAGCGTTTTACAACGAGACAACTATTTATTAGCTCTATGTTATTTTTATTAGTAGGTACCGTTATTTGTGCAATAGCTCCCAACTTTACAACTTTATTATTCGGACGAATGATTCAAGCTGTTGGAGCAGGGATTATCATTCCTCTTATGATGAGTGTCATTCTGTTTATTTACCCTGCGGAAAAAAGAGGTAGCGCAATGGGCTTAATTGGGTTTGCTATGATATTCGCCCCTGCCATTGCTCCGTCTTTGGCTGGCTTTACTATCGATTACGTATCATGGCGTTGGCTATTTTTTGGTTTAGCACCTTTTGTATTCATTGTTATTTTACTTGCGTTAAAATATTTAGTGAATGTATCCGAAACAGCTAAATCAAAACTAGATTTTGTAAGTGTCATTTTATCAACCATTGGTTTTGGCTTTATATTATATGGTTTCAGTAGTGCTGGTAATAAAGGCTGGAGTGCCTTGATCGTTATCTTTTCATTAATCATTGGATTAGTATTTACGGTTTTATTCTGTATTCGGCAAATAAAATCAAAGGATCCAGTATTGAACTTATCAGTATTCAAGTATAAGGTGTTTACTTTAACATCATTACTCAATGTATTAGTAACAATGATCATGTATGCGGATTTGATCTTATTACCTATTTACCTCCAAACGGGTAGAGGGTTTACTGCATTTGAAGCAGGTCTTTTATTATTGCCTGGTGCTGTCATTAATGCCATGTTATCTCCCGTAATCGGTAAATTATATGATAGCGTTGGTGCAAAGCCATTATTTATTATTGGGATTTTATTTATGATTCCTTCGATGTGGGCTGTAACTGATTTAACAGCTTCTACTTCTTTCATGTATTTAATGATACGTACCATTATTTTACGTATTGGTTTAAGTTTCATTACGATGCCACTTAATACATCTGCATTGAACGCATTGCCTAAGCAGTTAGGATCACATGGCTCTGCAGTTGTTAATACTGTACGCCAACTCGCAGGGGCAATCGGAACAGCTGTAGTGGTAACCATTTATACAGTACAAGTTACGGAACATACATCGGAAATTATGAAACAAAATCCAACAGCTTCAGCGGAACAAATTGTAAGTTTATCTTCTATACTAGGTTCAGGTGATGCTTATTTCTTTATGATGATATTAGCAGTAGTTGCAATTCTTTTAACGATATTTATGCCACAGAAAAAAATAAATCAACAGGATCTGTAG
- a CDS encoding TetR/AcrR family transcriptional regulator, which produces MSIQKKEDPRSIRSREMFKDAVISLLSENCTISSLTVQKVAAKAGLNRTTFYLHYHDIQDLLTQMNDDIFNELSEKIIVLVHAKGLSEKQQLTQFLDFLYTQRRNLFTLLNISQFEDQLFLLIKELVETRRKNTEEELPDDYVAIEIKTASLVGIIMWWIKKGMNFSSDYIANQIYLMYKVK; this is translated from the coding sequence ATGTCTATACAAAAAAAAGAAGATCCTCGTAGCATTCGTTCAAGAGAAATGTTTAAAGATGCTGTCATTTCTCTTCTAAGCGAGAATTGCACTATTTCAAGTTTGACGGTTCAGAAAGTCGCTGCAAAAGCAGGATTAAACAGGACCACATTTTACTTACATTATCATGATATTCAAGACTTATTAACACAAATGAACGATGATATTTTTAATGAGCTTTCAGAAAAAATTATTGTTCTAGTACATGCAAAAGGTTTATCTGAAAAACAGCAACTTACACAATTCCTTGATTTTCTATATACTCAACGGAGAAATTTATTTACTTTATTGAATATAAGCCAGTTTGAAGATCAATTGTTTTTGTTAATAAAGGAATTAGTAGAAACAAGGAGGAAGAATACCGAGGAGGAATTGCCTGACGATTATGTTGCTATTGAAATTAAAACAGCCTCATTAGTAGGTATTATCATGTGGTGGATAAAGAAGGGGATGAATTTCAGTTCTGATTATATTGCAAATCAAATTTATTTAATGTACAAGGTAAAATAA
- a CDS encoding MFS transporter has product MDLQGRVSLSVGWITLFLMGTDLFVVSPLLPFISEAYHVSSAMTGWMVTVFAVTYAVVAPFFGWASDKNGRGTFITLGLLLFSFSNILTAFSPSFTWLIISRILAGLSVAAITPVIYAIIGDLAPSNRRGTWLSIVVSGHLTALWAGAPVGTLLEQFLGWRSVFVVIAIFGAILAVVNFKTWKYASKPDFTRNRLEGNLVRILGSVSVTTIWAISMYALYVYLGAALYSENRFSSSEIALAVTFYGIGAVFGSLLSGQLTDKFGARKISRAMLIFLTVILVCLGIFFSSGDWIYFFLFIWALVGYAGFTSYQARLADEYPKERGIVMAWNNTALYIGITFGSMIGGYVISNWGYPFLPYVCSIAAIISFVLSTQKVQETKKESAFPADR; this is encoded by the coding sequence ATGGATTTGCAAGGGAGAGTAAGTTTAAGTGTTGGTTGGATAACTTTGTTTCTAATGGGGACTGATTTATTTGTAGTGTCTCCGCTACTACCGTTCATTTCGGAAGCGTATCATGTTAGTTCAGCGATGACGGGATGGATGGTAACTGTTTTTGCAGTAACATATGCTGTTGTAGCACCTTTCTTTGGTTGGGCTTCAGATAAAAATGGAAGAGGGACTTTTATTACGTTAGGGTTATTGTTATTTTCCTTTTCTAATATCTTAACTGCCTTTTCACCTTCTTTTACCTGGTTAATCATTAGTCGTATTTTAGCTGGTTTGTCGGTTGCTGCGATTACCCCAGTGATTTATGCAATTATTGGGGATCTTGCACCATCAAATCGGAGGGGAACTTGGCTTTCAATTGTTGTTTCAGGACATTTAACAGCTCTTTGGGCAGGAGCACCAGTCGGTACGTTACTAGAGCAGTTTCTTGGTTGGCGTTCAGTATTTGTTGTAATTGCTATTTTTGGGGCTATTTTGGCAGTAGTAAATTTCAAAACGTGGAAATATGCTTCTAAACCTGATTTTACAAGAAATCGATTAGAAGGAAATCTGGTAAGAATACTTGGTTCGGTAAGTGTTACCACCATTTGGGCGATTTCAATGTATGCTCTTTACGTTTACCTAGGGGCGGCTCTTTATTCCGAGAATAGATTTTCATCATCAGAAATCGCATTAGCTGTTACTTTTTATGGTATTGGTGCTGTTTTTGGAAGTCTACTAAGTGGACAATTAACAGATAAGTTTGGAGCAAGGAAGATTTCGAGAGCGATGCTAATTTTTTTGACTGTCATACTCGTTTGTTTAGGGATATTCTTCTCATCTGGCGATTGGATTTATTTCTTTCTGTTCATATGGGCTTTGGTTGGGTATGCAGGATTTACATCATACCAAGCACGATTAGCAGACGAATACCCAAAGGAACGAGGAATTGTTATGGCCTGGAATAATACGGCTCTGTATATTGGTATTACCTTTGGTTCAATGATTGGTGGTTACGTCATATCCAATTGGGGATACCCGTTCCTTCCGTATGTTTGTAGTATTGCAGCAATCATTAGTTTTGTCCTTAGTACCCAAAAGGTCCAAGAAACAAAAAAGGAATCAGCTTTTCCGGCAGATAGATGA
- a CDS encoding reverse transcriptase domain-containing protein, with protein sequence MELLEQILSNQNMNEAYLRVYKNKGASGVDGITVDELKQYLKENKDELRQRIRTRKYQPQAALRVEIPKENGKMRKLGIPTVVDRVVQQAIHQVLSPIFEKQFSEYSYGFRPKRSCEMATIKSLEYLNDGHDWVVDIDLERFFDTVHERSYKAN encoded by the coding sequence GTGGAACTTTTAGAACAGATTCTAAGTAATCAAAATATGAATGAAGCCTACCTGCGTGTCTATAAAAATAAAGGTGCTAGTGGAGTCGATGGAATAACGGTCGACGAACTAAAGCAATATCTGAAAGAGAACAAAGATGAGCTACGTCAGCGCATCAGAACAAGAAAATACCAACCACAAGCTGCCTTAAGAGTGGAAATCCCAAAAGAAAATGGCAAGATGCGCAAGTTGGGAATACCAACAGTAGTGGATAGAGTTGTTCAACAAGCCATTCATCAAGTTCTCAGTCCGATATTTGAAAAGCAATTTAGTGAATACAGTTACGGCTTTAGACCGAAAAGAAGTTGTGAGATGGCTACTATTAAAAGCTTGGAATATCTGAATGATGGACACGATTGGGTAGTGGACATTGACCTGGAAAGATTCTTCGATACTGTTCATGAAAGAAGCTACAAAGCAAATTGA